In a genomic window of Branchiostoma floridae strain S238N-H82 chromosome 19, Bfl_VNyyK, whole genome shotgun sequence:
- the LOC118406998 gene encoding protein sidekick-1-like gives MKCAWIAWLLVFVLSDGVVAQITFDCPSPQTGLANNPFLIYCVVTSDGEEVPNTNWLFNSVIVPNQGDRTTSTMNGLIIQNLVLSDAGDWVCTGELSNGFTDTVTVRVIVDDFPGPPLNLALETPTTSNVLVTFDRPEGSEPLVLTQWIIEYRASGDDAWTTVTETDTDVTEFPISGLVLQETYTFRVAAETGAGRGDYSQEVSITITEVTTPPPTTTPPNPPQQTFTPPPSTAPASLANNTETSPTIGQQSGDPQPVLNSILTIVLGLLAALIVLVLAGVGVYVWCKRSRRRVVCQTQDTAKTPPA, from the exons ATGAAGTGCGCTTGGATCGCTTGGTTACTGGTGTTCGTTTTGTCAG ACGGTGTGGTGGCACAGATCACGTTTGACTGCCCCTCCCCCCAGACGGGCCTGGCGAACAACCCGTTCCTGATCTACTGCGTGGTGACGTCAGACGGTGAGGAGGTACCCAACACCAACTGGCTCTTCAACAGTGTAATCGTGCCCAACCAAG GGGATCGCACGACTAGCACGATGAACGGCCTGATCATCCAGAACCTGGTGCTGTCGGACGCGGGAGACTGGGTGTGTACAGGGGAGCTGTCTAACGGCTTCACGGACACCGTCACTGTACGGGTCATCGTGGACG ACTTTCCTGGGCCGCCCCTGAACTTGGCCTTGGAAACTCCGACCACTTCGAATGtgctggtgacctttgaccgcCCGGAGGGGTCCGAGCCGCTGGTCTTGACACAGTGGATCATCGAGTACCGTGCTTCTGGTGATGACGCCTGGACCACGGtcacagagacagacacag ACGTGACAGAGTTCCCCATCTCGGGGTTGGTGCTCCAGGAGACCTACACCTTCCGTGTGGCGGCGGAGACCGGGGCGGGGCGGGGCGACTATTCACAGGAGGTGTCAATCACCATCACAGAAG TGACAACTCCACCTCCAACGACAACACCTCCAAACCCGCCACAACAGACCTTCACACCGCCTCCATCCACAGCACCTGCCTCCCTCGCCAACAACACCGAGACGTCCCCCACCATCGGACAGCAGTCAGGCGATCCTCAGCCTGTTCTCAACAGCATACTCACCATTGTTCTGGGGCTCTTGGCTGCCCTGATAGTGTTGGTGTTAGCCGGGGTGGGAGTGTACGTTTGGTGCAAGAGGTCCAGGAGAAGGGTGGTCTGTCAGACACAGGATACTGCAAAGACACCCCCTGCCTGA